In Bacillota bacterium, a single window of DNA contains:
- a CDS encoding response regulator, producing the protein MPEERIKILIVDDVAETRENLRKLLSFGQGFIVAGEAENGKEAIALAKRLRPDVILMDINMPVMGGIEATEAISVEVPTTTVIIISVQGESEYLREAMAAGARDYLIKPFSSDDLINTIRRAYEMDAKRRARFAPVPIAQRKEGKIVAVFSTKGGVGKTTIATNLAVELASHSHKNVVLMDLDLQFGDVAIMLDTVPIRTIADIAKEDEIDSELVEACLVTHKSGVRVLSSPLRPEQAEIVNAKHVEAILTLLAEAYDFIVVDMPQGLNDTTLAALDAADKILLVTTLELPAIKNARLCLEIMDALGYDEDKVKLVVNRSSRDIGLSIDETEKTLRRPVDVHIPSDGRVVVPSVNKGVPFVTSAPSARISQTIRDLAQAIGAGDGDDAVPDALAGRKVAAAGGGQADIVAMAATEGHSAGARRRLGISGRIFSIFTGG; encoded by the coding sequence ATGCCGGAAGAGAGAATCAAGATCCTCATAGTGGACGATGTGGCCGAGACCCGTGAGAACCTCAGGAAGCTGCTGTCGTTCGGGCAGGGGTTCATCGTGGCAGGCGAGGCCGAGAACGGCAAGGAGGCGATCGCTCTAGCGAAGAGGCTCAGGCCCGATGTGATCCTCATGGACATCAACATGCCGGTGATGGGCGGCATAGAGGCGACCGAGGCGATCTCCGTGGAGGTTCCGACCACCACTGTCATCATCATATCGGTGCAGGGGGAGTCGGAGTATCTTCGAGAGGCGATGGCGGCCGGTGCACGGGACTACCTCATAAAGCCCTTTTCCAGTGACGATCTCATCAACACGATTCGACGGGCGTACGAGATGGACGCCAAGCGGCGGGCAAGGTTCGCGCCTGTGCCGATAGCCCAGCGTAAGGAGGGGAAGATCGTCGCGGTATTCAGCACGAAGGGCGGCGTGGGGAAGACCACCATAGCCACCAACCTCGCGGTCGAGCTCGCAAGCCATAGCCACAAGAACGTGGTGTTGATGGACCTGGACCTTCAGTTTGGCGACGTGGCCATCATGCTCGACACGGTTCCGATCAGGACCATTGCCGACATCGCGAAGGAAGACGAGATCGATTCGGAGCTCGTGGAGGCGTGCCTAGTCACTCACAAATCGGGGGTTAGAGTGCTCTCATCGCCATTGCGTCCGGAGCAGGCGGAGATAGTCAACGCCAAGCACGTCGAGGCCATTCTAACGCTCCTTGCCGAAGCCTACGATTTCATAGTCGTGGATATGCCGCAGGGGCTAAACGACACCACCCTTGCGGCGCTCGACGCGGCTGACAAGATCTTGCTTGTCACGACGCTCGAGCTTCCGGCCATCAAGAACGCCAGGCTATGCCTGGAGATCATGGACGCCCTGGGATACGACGAAGACAAGGTCAAGCTCGTCGTGAATCGCTCTTCGCGGGACATCGGCCTTAGCATAGACGAGACCGAGAAGACCCTGCGCAGGCCGGTGGACGTTCACATCCCGAGCGATGGCAGGGTTGTCGTGCCATCTGTCAACAAAGGCGTGCCGTTTGTGACTAGCGCCCCGTCGGCGAGGATATCGCAGACCATACGCGATCTCGCGCAGGCGATCGGCGCCGGTGACGGCGATGACGCGGTCCCGGACGCGCTGGCGGGTCGCAAGGTCGCGGCGGCAGGCGGTGGCCAGGCAGACATAGTTGCGATGGCGGCTACGGAAGGCCACAGCGCAGGCGCGAGGCGACGTCTCGGGATCTCAGGGCGGATCTTCAGCATTTTCACGGGTGGGTGA
- the cpaB gene encoding Flp pilus assembly protein CpaB, producing the protein MKGGKFTIALALIPGLLAAVMTYVYVNNAAKPKPVEVKNVPVVAAKATIPPRTKITPDMIYVREMPESAIHARTARAAEQVVGLFTKYEILEGEPIIMDRLFGQNEPVGLASSVPRDKRAVTIPVNEVVGVAGFVKPGDRVDVVATVDGTDETGDMAFTVLQDVEVLAVAQDTEDTSQGKAKVSTSVTLAVTPSEAEKLALAEDMGQLRLALRPVVASTTKSSGIVARDLLKEVKGWSPPKSASESTPRSGAPVVSPGDTSQGPAVTITRQAPPTPVAHGPSSLPSQLAEKPISEPEVVEVIKGTQRTFVTLSDGGEATKQ; encoded by the coding sequence ACGATTGCGCTCGCCCTGATACCCGGGCTCTTAGCTGCCGTCATGACCTATGTATACGTCAACAACGCGGCAAAGCCCAAACCTGTGGAGGTCAAGAACGTCCCGGTGGTGGCCGCCAAAGCGACCATACCGCCGCGCACCAAGATCACGCCGGACATGATCTATGTGAGGGAGATGCCGGAGAGCGCCATCCACGCGAGGACGGCGCGCGCGGCGGAACAAGTGGTGGGCCTCTTTACCAAGTACGAGATACTCGAGGGCGAGCCCATTATCATGGACAGGCTGTTCGGCCAGAATGAGCCCGTGGGCCTCGCGTCCTCAGTCCCGCGGGACAAGCGCGCTGTGACCATTCCGGTGAACGAGGTGGTGGGCGTGGCGGGGTTCGTGAAGCCCGGGGACCGTGTGGACGTCGTGGCCACGGTTGACGGAACGGATGAGACCGGGGACATGGCTTTCACAGTGCTCCAAGACGTGGAAGTCCTCGCCGTGGCGCAGGACACCGAGGATACAAGCCAGGGCAAGGCCAAGGTGTCGACCAGTGTCACCCTGGCAGTGACCCCCTCTGAAGCAGAGAAGCTCGCCCTCGCCGAGGACATGGGCCAACTGCGTCTGGCGCTCCGACCGGTGGTTGCCTCAACGACGAAGAGCTCCGGCATAGTCGCCCGGGATCTCCTCAAAGAGGTTAAAGGTTGGTCGCCTCCCAAATCGGCAAGCGAGAGCACCCCGCGGTCCGGTGCACCTGTGGTCTCCCCTGGGGATACATCCCAGGGACCCGCCGTGACCATAACGCGCCAGGCTCCCCCAACCCCTGTGGCGCACGGGCCGTCATCGCTTCCTTCTCAGCTTGCCGAGAAGCCGATTTCCGAGCCTGAGGTGGTGGAGGTAATCAAGGGAACGCAGAGGACCTTCGTCACCCTGAGTGACGGCGGGGAGGCGACCAAACAATGA
- a CDS encoding BON domain-containing protein has product MIGTHLSLGTRRNRLLALALIVLASATLAVAASPVAASAAPATPGGLETQTQPAQQSGQAQQAVQPQQPAVVTRNPTFAVVVGESRILQVNGLVRVAVADPNIADVVVVSKTEVIVNGKAEGRTTLHVWDAQGRSSYDVRVCVDNADVVREIEETIGISGVKARFARSTLLLDGVVETDADSERAERIARAYADKVLNLLTVRRPTLPPEPPVIAASEVQAAIGVPGVSVRVLKDAVILEGNVENPLDSDRAEKIARIFSNQVLNFIVVTPPSPSDEAVAEGKPAPASPPSAQGVGAPLPPQPQQAGPQTAVDTSGGGAAGEAVAAAGAEKAETPREAKPSAAGAAAERVDSDAALRDAIVAAVRDPAVEVTVVKGKVLLEGLVSSDYAKLRAETVARLYASNVVSIIRVEEPEPAPVASVPPAASTSTPTALGSAPAPAPAPESGAEPAAPATRPEPSLEDRVSAFINLPTVSVRSVDGKLLLEGTVPSQSELERVGKIAAMFSKDVVNLVEMTDPLQVLLQANVVEVNRDALKNLGVTWGGVNGERIEPGSFLFGEVSFPPLPPLPTDVTTWEAWRQLIPHGSPIEEIWRLSPIRAVLDLLVNENAAKVLAAPSLLTLSGEQADFLVGGEIPVYVGQSDGKIAFEWRPYGIKLTMLPVVDSRGRIAIDVQPEVSSLDWNNALDVGDAVIPALKVRRASTHLIVDDGATIAIGGLLQNNDAKIVNKIPILGDIPIIGSLFKSEKFERGESELVILITTKVVKTGEPVTRDMMLQPTPPVSAEESSPPASASGGSGR; this is encoded by the coding sequence ATGATTGGAACCCATCTGTCTCTTGGCACAAGGAGGAATAGACTTCTCGCCCTGGCGCTCATCGTCCTGGCTTCTGCCACGCTCGCCGTCGCGGCGTCCCCTGTGGCGGCGAGCGCGGCACCGGCAACACCGGGCGGGCTCGAGACCCAGACCCAGCCGGCGCAGCAGTCAGGACAAGCGCAGCAGGCGGTGCAACCGCAGCAGCCGGCCGTCGTCACTCGCAACCCGACATTCGCCGTGGTTGTAGGGGAATCGCGCATTCTCCAGGTCAATGGGCTGGTGAGGGTAGCGGTTGCTGACCCCAACATCGCCGACGTGGTGGTGGTGTCAAAGACCGAGGTCATCGTAAACGGCAAGGCTGAAGGACGAACAACCCTCCACGTTTGGGATGCGCAGGGTCGATCCAGTTACGACGTGCGCGTATGCGTCGACAACGCGGACGTCGTGCGTGAGATCGAGGAGACCATCGGGATAAGCGGCGTTAAGGCCAGGTTCGCCAGGTCGACGCTCCTCCTCGATGGGGTGGTCGAGACTGACGCCGATTCAGAGAGGGCAGAGCGCATTGCAAGGGCATATGCGGACAAAGTCCTTAATCTCCTGACTGTCAGGCGACCCACCCTTCCCCCGGAGCCTCCGGTTATCGCTGCCTCGGAGGTCCAGGCCGCTATTGGCGTGCCAGGCGTTTCAGTGCGAGTTCTGAAGGATGCCGTGATCCTGGAAGGGAACGTGGAAAATCCCCTCGACTCGGATCGCGCCGAGAAGATAGCGAGGATCTTCTCAAACCAGGTTCTGAACTTCATTGTAGTGACCCCGCCCTCTCCTAGCGACGAGGCGGTCGCAGAAGGCAAGCCGGCGCCCGCGTCGCCACCGAGCGCGCAGGGCGTTGGCGCGCCCCTCCCCCCGCAACCGCAACAAGCTGGTCCTCAGACAGCGGTGGACACGAGCGGTGGCGGAGCCGCAGGGGAGGCCGTGGCGGCAGCAGGAGCCGAAAAGGCGGAGACGCCCCGGGAGGCTAAGCCTAGCGCCGCTGGTGCCGCTGCTGAGAGGGTGGACTCCGACGCGGCGTTGCGAGATGCCATAGTGGCAGCGGTACGAGACCCGGCCGTGGAGGTCACTGTGGTCAAGGGCAAGGTGCTTCTCGAGGGGCTGGTGTCGAGCGACTACGCGAAGCTCCGGGCGGAGACAGTCGCAAGGCTCTATGCCTCCAACGTCGTCAGCATCATCCGCGTTGAGGAGCCCGAGCCAGCGCCAGTGGCATCAGTGCCACCGGCGGCTTCCACGTCAACGCCCACGGCGCTAGGGTCCGCGCCCGCGCCTGCGCCTGCACCCGAATCTGGCGCGGAGCCAGCGGCTCCCGCGACACGACCTGAACCATCGCTCGAGGATAGGGTGAGCGCGTTCATCAACTTGCCCACAGTGTCGGTGCGGTCGGTAGACGGTAAACTTCTTCTTGAAGGCACCGTGCCTTCGCAAAGTGAGCTCGAGAGGGTCGGGAAGATAGCCGCCATGTTCAGCAAGGACGTAGTGAACCTCGTCGAGATGACCGATCCTTTACAGGTGCTTCTGCAAGCGAACGTGGTCGAGGTTAACAGGGACGCCCTCAAAAACCTCGGTGTAACGTGGGGCGGAGTGAACGGCGAACGAATCGAGCCCGGGTCGTTCCTGTTCGGGGAGGTGAGCTTTCCACCTCTCCCGCCCCTGCCCACGGATGTGACCACCTGGGAGGCATGGCGGCAACTCATTCCGCACGGCAGTCCCATCGAGGAGATCTGGAGACTCAGCCCGATTAGGGCTGTGCTTGACCTCCTCGTGAACGAGAACGCCGCCAAGGTGCTCGCGGCCCCGTCGCTGCTCACCCTGAGTGGGGAACAAGCTGACTTCCTTGTGGGTGGTGAGATTCCGGTGTACGTCGGGCAGAGCGACGGCAAGATCGCATTCGAGTGGCGGCCATACGGCATCAAGCTGACCATGCTGCCGGTGGTTGACTCGAGAGGCCGGATCGCAATAGACGTCCAACCGGAGGTGTCGTCCCTTGACTGGAACAACGCCCTTGACGTGGGGGACGCCGTGATTCCCGCGCTCAAAGTAAGGCGTGCCTCGACTCACCTCATTGTCGATGACGGGGCTACCATCGCCATCGGCGGGCTCCTTCAGAACAATGACGCAAAGATCGTGAACAAGATCCCGATTCTCGGAGACATCCCCATCATCGGCTCGCTCTTCAAGAGCGAGAAGTTTGAGAGGGGAGAGTCGGAGCTCGTGATCTTGATTACAACGAAAGTGGTGAAGACAGGAGAGCCCGTTACCCGCGACATGATGCTGCAACCCACGCCACCGGTGTCTGCGGAGGAATCGTCGCCGCCTGCGTCTGCGTCCGGGGGATCCGGGAGGTGA